One genomic segment of Amycolatopsis sp. WQ 127309 includes these proteins:
- a CDS encoding TrkA family potassium uptake protein, with product MRVAIAGAGAVGRSIAAELIDGRHQVMLIEREADQFEPHTVEQADWVLGDACEVSILEESGIEQCDVVIAATGDDKANLVVSLLAKTEFAVKRVVARVNNPANEWLFTDAWGVDVAVSTPRMLAAMVEEAVSVGDLVRLMTFRQSNANLVELTLPEETPLAGKPVSELDLPRDAALVTILRGDRVIVPQPEDPLEPGDELLFVATSDVEPEIRTALGY from the coding sequence ATGAGGGTCGCGATTGCCGGTGCGGGCGCCGTGGGCCGGTCCATCGCCGCCGAGCTGATCGACGGCAGGCACCAGGTGATGCTCATCGAGCGGGAGGCCGACCAGTTCGAGCCGCACACCGTCGAGCAGGCCGACTGGGTGCTCGGCGACGCCTGCGAGGTGTCGATCCTGGAGGAGTCCGGGATCGAGCAGTGCGACGTCGTGATCGCGGCGACCGGCGACGACAAGGCCAACCTCGTGGTGTCGCTGCTGGCGAAGACCGAGTTCGCGGTGAAGCGCGTCGTGGCCCGGGTGAACAACCCGGCCAACGAGTGGCTCTTCACCGACGCCTGGGGCGTCGACGTCGCGGTGTCGACCCCGCGGATGCTCGCGGCGATGGTCGAAGAGGCGGTCAGCGTCGGCGACCTCGTGCGGCTGATGACCTTCCGGCAGAGCAACGCGAACCTCGTCGAGCTCACCCTCCCGGAGGAGACGCCGCTGGCCGGGAAGCCGGTGAGCGAGCTGGACCTGCCCCGCGACGCGGCGCTGGTGACCATCCTGCGCGGCGACCGCGTGATCGTGCCGCAGCCGGAGGACCCGCTCGAGCCGGGCGACGAGCTGCTGTTCGTGGCGACGTCCGACGTCGAGCCGGAGATCCGCACGGCCCTGGGCTACTGA
- a CDS encoding TrkA family potassium uptake protein has product MHVVIMGCGRVGASLAAALERLGHEVAVIDKNQQAFRRLGSDFHGQQVVGVGFDRKVLISAGIERAGAFAAVSSGDNSNIISARVARENFGIEHVVARIYDHKRAAVYERLGIPTVATVPWTTDRFLRTLLPDGVASAWRDPSGNVAILQLPLHEGWVGHSVKSLQEASGARVAFIMRFGTAVLPEPKTVLQADDDVWVAARSGTVSDVGSVANREPEDEA; this is encoded by the coding sequence GTGCACGTGGTGATCATGGGATGCGGCCGGGTCGGCGCGTCCCTGGCCGCTGCGCTGGAGCGGCTCGGCCACGAGGTGGCCGTCATCGACAAGAACCAGCAGGCGTTCCGCAGGCTGGGCAGCGACTTCCACGGCCAGCAGGTCGTCGGGGTCGGGTTCGACCGCAAGGTGCTGATCTCGGCCGGGATCGAGCGGGCCGGCGCGTTCGCCGCGGTGTCCAGCGGCGACAACTCGAACATCATCTCGGCGCGGGTCGCGCGCGAGAACTTCGGCATCGAGCACGTCGTGGCGCGGATCTACGACCACAAGCGCGCCGCCGTCTACGAGCGGCTGGGCATCCCGACGGTGGCGACCGTGCCGTGGACGACCGACCGGTTCCTGCGCACCCTGCTGCCGGACGGCGTCGCGTCGGCGTGGCGGGACCCGTCGGGCAACGTCGCGATCCTGCAGCTGCCGCTGCACGAGGGCTGGGTCGGGCACTCCGTGAAGTCCCTGCAGGAGGCGAGCGGCGCGCGGGTCGCGTTCATCATGCGCTTCGGCACCGCCGTGCTGCCGGAACCCAAGACCGTGCTGCAGGCCGACGACGACGTGTGGGTGGCCGCGCGCTCCGGCACCGTCAGCGACGTGGGCAGCGTGGCCAACCGCGAACCGGAGGACGAGGCATGA
- a CDS encoding DUF3093 domain-containing protein, whose translation MGESAKTASSAAVRHSERLYVPWWGWPLPVLGAILLAAEIDLGYPGIRAWLPYVIALPVVVALLLSLGKSRIRVTGGDEPELWVGDAHLPLRYVGEVEIFDKDAKRKALGRDGDPAAYVLHRGWVGPAVRIRLTDPADPTPYWLFSTRHPERVAGLLKGA comes from the coding sequence GTGGGTGAATCAGCGAAGACGGCCTCGAGCGCCGCGGTCCGGCACTCCGAGCGGCTCTACGTCCCGTGGTGGGGCTGGCCGCTGCCGGTCCTGGGCGCGATCCTCTTGGCGGCCGAGATCGACCTCGGGTACCCGGGGATCCGGGCCTGGCTGCCGTACGTGATCGCGTTGCCGGTGGTGGTGGCGCTGCTGCTGTCGCTCGGCAAGTCCCGGATCCGCGTCACCGGCGGCGACGAGCCCGAGCTGTGGGTGGGCGACGCGCACCTGCCGCTGCGCTACGTCGGCGAGGTGGAGATCTTCGACAAGGATGCCAAGCGCAAGGCGCTCGGCCGCGACGGCGATCCCGCGGCGTACGTGCTGCACCGCGGCTGGGTCGGCCCGGCCGTGCGGATCCGGCTCACCGACCCCGCGGACCCGACGCCGTACTGGCTGTTCAGCACCCGGCACCCGGAGCGCGTCGCCGGACTGCTCAAGGGCGCCTGA
- a CDS encoding aldehyde dehydrogenase family protein, producing the protein MADFFIGGDWVDAVAGGRREIRCPADGTPVATVAEGTAADTEAAIAAARRAFDTGPWPGTPAHLRGDLLLRTAGLLDRDAEAFARAESLDTGKRLVESRYDMADIAACLRYFGKLAAQDAGRVVDTGNPDAVSRIVHEPVGVCGLITPWNYPLLQTVWKIAPALAAGNTFVLKPSELTPHTAILFLKLLTEAGLPDGVANLVLGAGAEVGAPLAEHPDVDLVSFTGGLATGKVIAATAAGTVKKVALELGGKNPNVVFADADFETAVDYALTAVFLHSGQVCSAGARLIVQREWHDEFVAELVRRAERIRLGGPFDAQAETGPLISAAHRAKVEAYVAAALAEGAVLRTGGRRPSDPSLADGFYYLPTILDEVRQGSSAVVDESFGPVLTVETFTDEDDAVRIANDTCYGLAGAVFTQDAGRAQRVAGRLRHGTVWINDFHPYLPQAEWGGYKQSGFGRELGPAGLGEYTETKHIYQNLRPAPQRWFAG; encoded by the coding sequence ATGGCGGACTTCTTCATCGGCGGCGACTGGGTGGACGCGGTGGCCGGCGGGCGGCGCGAAATCCGCTGCCCGGCCGACGGCACCCCGGTCGCGACGGTCGCCGAGGGCACCGCCGCGGACACCGAGGCCGCCATCGCCGCGGCGCGGCGCGCGTTCGACACCGGGCCGTGGCCCGGCACGCCCGCGCACCTGCGCGGTGACCTGCTGTTGCGCACCGCCGGCCTGCTGGACCGCGACGCCGAGGCGTTCGCCAGGGCCGAGTCGCTCGACACCGGCAAGCGCCTGGTCGAGAGCCGCTACGACATGGCCGACATCGCCGCCTGCCTCCGGTACTTCGGCAAGCTCGCGGCCCAGGACGCGGGCCGCGTCGTCGACACCGGCAACCCGGACGCCGTCAGCCGGATCGTGCACGAACCGGTCGGCGTCTGCGGGCTGATCACACCGTGGAACTACCCGCTGTTGCAGACCGTGTGGAAGATCGCACCCGCGCTGGCCGCGGGCAACACGTTCGTGCTCAAGCCCAGCGAGCTGACGCCGCACACGGCGATCCTGTTCCTGAAGCTGCTCACCGAGGCGGGCCTGCCGGACGGCGTCGCGAACCTGGTGCTCGGCGCCGGCGCCGAGGTCGGCGCGCCGCTGGCCGAGCACCCCGACGTCGACCTGGTGTCGTTCACCGGCGGCCTGGCCACCGGCAAGGTGATCGCGGCGACGGCCGCGGGCACGGTCAAGAAAGTGGCCCTCGAGCTGGGCGGGAAGAACCCGAACGTGGTCTTCGCCGACGCCGACTTCGAGACGGCGGTCGACTACGCGCTGACGGCGGTGTTCCTGCACTCCGGCCAGGTCTGCTCAGCCGGCGCGCGGCTGATCGTGCAGCGCGAGTGGCACGACGAGTTCGTCGCCGAGCTGGTGCGCCGGGCCGAGCGGATCCGCCTCGGCGGGCCGTTCGACGCGCAGGCGGAAACCGGCCCGCTGATCTCGGCGGCCCACCGGGCGAAGGTCGAGGCCTACGTGGCCGCCGCTCTGGCCGAAGGCGCCGTACTGCGGACGGGCGGCCGCCGGCCTTCGGATCCTTCCCTGGCCGACGGCTTCTACTACCTCCCGACGATCCTGGACGAGGTCCGGCAGGGCTCGTCGGCGGTCGTCGACGAGTCGTTCGGCCCGGTCCTGACGGTCGAGACGTTCACCGACGAGGACGACGCCGTCCGCATCGCCAACGACACCTGCTACGGCCTGGCCGGCGCGGTGTTCACGCAGGACGCCGGGCGGGCGCAGCGCGTCGCGGGCCGGCTGCGCCACGGCACGGTGTGGATCAACGACTTCCACCCGTACCTGCCGCAGGCCGAGTGGGGCGGCTACAAGCAGTCCGGCTTCGGCCGCGAGCTGGGCCCGGCGGGTTTGGGCGAGTACACCGAGACGAAGCACATCTACCAGAACCTGCGCCCGGCGCCGCAGCGCTGGTTCGCGGGCTGA
- a CDS encoding DUF3159 domain-containing protein, protein MTDPAPSEKKTEDADEPQPTLLEQMGGVSGLIYSSLPVIVFVLANSFFGLTAAIWTSIGSAVAITVLRLVRKEPLQPAISGFFGVAIAAFIAYRTGSAKGFFLFGIYASLVYCGIFVLSVVVRYPIAGVVWNMLNGTGQAWRKDKPSRYGYDVATLAMAAIFAARFVVQRWLYQEDYTGWLAFAKIAMGYPLYALGLLVVVWAVRRSDKRLKAMAEDEPAPETDAEVEARLREKYAAPEA, encoded by the coding sequence GTGACTGATCCCGCCCCGAGCGAGAAGAAGACCGAAGACGCGGACGAACCGCAGCCGACCCTGCTGGAGCAGATGGGCGGCGTGTCCGGCCTGATCTACTCGTCGCTGCCGGTGATCGTGTTCGTCCTGGCGAACTCCTTCTTCGGCCTGACCGCGGCCATCTGGACCTCGATCGGCAGCGCGGTGGCGATCACCGTGCTGCGGCTGGTGCGCAAGGAGCCGCTGCAGCCGGCGATCTCCGGGTTCTTCGGCGTCGCCATCGCGGCGTTCATCGCCTACCGCACCGGGTCCGCGAAGGGGTTCTTCCTCTTCGGGATCTACGCGAGCCTCGTCTACTGCGGCATCTTCGTGCTGTCGGTGGTGGTGCGCTACCCGATCGCGGGCGTCGTCTGGAACATGCTCAACGGCACCGGCCAGGCGTGGCGCAAGGACAAGCCGTCCCGCTACGGCTACGACGTCGCCACGCTGGCCATGGCGGCGATCTTCGCCGCCCGGTTCGTCGTGCAGCGGTGGCTCTACCAGGAGGACTACACCGGCTGGCTGGCCTTCGCGAAGATCGCCATGGGCTACCCGCTGTACGCGCTGGGCCTGCTGGTGGTCGTCTGGGCGGTGCGCCGGTCCGACAAGCGGCTCAAGGCCATGGCCGAGGACGAGCCGGCCCCGGAGACCGACGCCGAGGTCGAAGCCCGGCTCCGCGAAAAGTACGCGGCCCCCGAAGCCTGA
- a CDS encoding APC family permease yields the protein MSKFPTVLKRLVLGRPFRSDRLAHTLLPKRIALPIFASDALSSVAYAPEEIFLTLSVAGLSAYALAPWIGIMVALVMLVVVASYRQNVHAYPSGGGDYEVANTNLGGKFGLTVASALLVDYVLTVAVSTSSGVANIGSAVPWVAEHKVLASIVIVSVLTALNLRGIRESGKAFAIPTYGFIIGIMIMVVWGLVQAATGTQMKAESAGFTLSAEGSFAGVAYAFLVLRAFSSGAAALTGVEAISNGVPAFQKPKSKNAATTLLMMGLLAVTMLVGIITLATITDVKFAEDPAEQLAGAPAGYQQKTIVAQIAHAVFADFPPAFYYISFSTGIILLLAANTAFNGFPVLGSILAQDRYLPRQLHTRGDRLAFSNGILFLAAFALVLIIAFDAEVTRLIQLYIVGVFVSFTVSQAGMIRHWNRLLAKETDPAKRRRMRRSQTVNAVGLTCTGVVLVIVLITKFLLGAWIAIAAMIAIFVLMTAIRKHYDRVADELKDLGDTPTVLPSRNHAIVLVSKLHRPTLRALAYAKAMRPDVLEAVTVNVDDADTRRLTAEWDAHNFKVPLKVVESPYREITKPVLDYVKRVRGDNPRNVVTVFIPEYVVGHWWEQVLHNQSALRLKGRLLFQSGVIVASVPWQLESSAKAAARVRNERPAAGDVRRGFSPGGVPPVTPVSKPVSKPVSQPDAKPKEPAE from the coding sequence GTGTCGAAGTTCCCGACCGTGCTGAAACGCCTGGTCCTCGGACGTCCGTTCCGCAGTGACAGGCTCGCTCACACGCTCCTGCCGAAGCGCATCGCGCTGCCTATCTTCGCGTCCGACGCGCTCTCGAGCGTGGCGTACGCGCCCGAAGAGATCTTCCTGACGCTGAGCGTCGCGGGGCTGTCCGCGTACGCGCTGGCGCCGTGGATCGGCATCATGGTCGCGCTGGTGATGCTCGTCGTCGTCGCGTCCTACCGGCAGAACGTGCACGCCTACCCGAGCGGCGGCGGTGACTACGAGGTCGCCAACACGAACCTGGGCGGCAAGTTCGGGCTGACCGTCGCGAGCGCGCTGCTCGTCGACTACGTCCTCACGGTCGCGGTGTCCACTTCGTCCGGTGTGGCCAACATCGGGTCCGCCGTCCCGTGGGTCGCCGAGCACAAGGTGCTGGCGTCCATCGTGATCGTCTCGGTGCTCACGGCGTTGAACCTGCGGGGCATCCGCGAGTCGGGCAAGGCCTTCGCGATCCCGACGTACGGGTTCATCATCGGCATCATGATCATGGTCGTCTGGGGCCTGGTCCAGGCGGCGACCGGCACCCAGATGAAGGCCGAGAGCGCCGGGTTCACGCTGAGCGCCGAAGGATCCTTCGCGGGTGTCGCGTACGCGTTCCTGGTGCTGCGGGCGTTCTCCTCCGGCGCCGCGGCGCTGACCGGGGTCGAGGCGATCAGCAACGGCGTCCCGGCGTTCCAGAAACCCAAGTCGAAGAACGCGGCCACCACGCTGCTGATGATGGGCCTGCTCGCCGTCACCATGCTGGTCGGCATCATCACGCTCGCCACGATCACCGACGTCAAGTTCGCCGAGGACCCGGCGGAGCAGCTCGCCGGCGCGCCCGCGGGCTACCAGCAGAAGACGATCGTCGCGCAGATCGCGCACGCGGTGTTCGCGGACTTCCCGCCGGCGTTCTACTACATCTCCTTCTCCACCGGCATCATCCTGCTGCTGGCCGCGAACACCGCGTTCAACGGTTTCCCGGTGCTGGGCTCGATCCTGGCGCAGGACCGCTACCTGCCGCGGCAGCTGCACACCCGCGGCGACCGGCTCGCGTTCTCCAACGGGATCCTGTTCCTGGCGGCGTTCGCGCTGGTGCTGATCATCGCGTTCGACGCCGAGGTGACCCGGCTGATCCAGCTGTACATCGTGGGTGTGTTCGTGTCGTTCACGGTGAGCCAGGCGGGCATGATCCGGCACTGGAACCGGTTGCTGGCCAAGGAAACCGACCCCGCCAAGCGGCGGCGGATGCGGCGCTCGCAGACGGTCAACGCGGTCGGCCTCACCTGCACCGGCGTCGTGCTGGTGATCGTGCTGATCACGAAGTTCCTGCTGGGCGCGTGGATCGCGATCGCCGCGATGATCGCGATCTTCGTGCTGATGACCGCGATCCGGAAGCACTACGACCGCGTCGCCGACGAGCTGAAGGACCTCGGCGACACCCCGACCGTGCTGCCGTCGCGCAACCACGCGATCGTGCTGGTGTCCAAACTGCACCGGCCGACCCTGCGCGCGCTGGCCTACGCCAAGGCGATGCGCCCGGACGTCCTCGAAGCCGTCACGGTCAACGTGGACGACGCGGACACCCGCCGGCTCACCGCCGAATGGGACGCGCACAACTTCAAGGTGCCGCTGAAGGTCGTCGAATCGCCCTACCGCGAGATCACGAAACCGGTGCTGGACTACGTGAAGCGCGTGCGCGGCGACAACCCGCGCAACGTCGTGACCGTGTTCATCCCGGAGTACGTGGTCGGTCACTGGTGGGAGCAGGTGCTGCACAACCAGAGCGCGCTGCGGCTCAAGGGCCGTCTGCTGTTCCAGTCCGGCGTGATCGTGGCGAGCGTGCCGTGGCAGCTGGAGTCCTCGGCCAAGGCGGCCGCGCGCGTCCGGAACGAACGGCCCGCCGCGGGCGACGTCCGGCGCGGGTTCTCACCCGGCGGCGTCCCGCCCGTCACCCCCGTCTCGAAGCCCGTTTCCAAGCCCGTTTCCCAGCCCGATGCGAAACCCAAGGAGCCCGCTGAATGA
- a CDS encoding class I SAM-dependent RNA methyltransferase gives MTSWQGRVLEVEVGAVAHGGHCVARADGRVVFVRHALPGEHVRVEVTEDNGGSFCRGDAVEVLKPSPDRVTPPCPLAAPGACGGCDWQHASPSYQRELKAAVVAEQLQRLAGIEREVVVEALDGGPLDWRSRVRLVAGRDGRAGLRAHHSHRVVALEDCPIAVPGELEDVLARRWRPGSELEVTSDGDGRTHVRELSTVRGKVRARQLSGGVAVQHAAGRDWRLDAHGFWQVHPAAASTLAAVVAEWAEAPVGGSAWDLYAGVGLFASVLASQVGESGRVLAIESGRRAVTDGQHNLADLPQVSWQAGRVEDVLSAADKPVDVVVLDPPRKGAGKAVVESIVAGQPDRVVYVACDPAALARDLATFTSHGYALTALRAFDAFPMTHHVECVALLS, from the coding sequence ATGACGTCCTGGCAAGGCCGAGTACTCGAAGTGGAGGTCGGTGCGGTCGCGCACGGCGGCCACTGCGTGGCCCGCGCCGACGGACGGGTGGTGTTCGTCCGGCACGCGCTGCCCGGCGAGCACGTGCGCGTCGAGGTCACCGAGGACAACGGCGGCTCGTTCTGCCGCGGCGACGCGGTCGAGGTGCTCAAGCCGTCACCGGACCGCGTCACACCGCCGTGCCCGCTCGCCGCGCCCGGCGCGTGCGGCGGCTGCGACTGGCAGCACGCGTCGCCGTCGTACCAGCGTGAGCTGAAGGCCGCGGTGGTCGCGGAGCAGCTGCAGCGGCTGGCCGGCATCGAGCGCGAGGTCGTCGTCGAAGCCCTCGACGGCGGGCCACTGGACTGGCGCAGCCGCGTCCGGCTGGTCGCCGGGCGGGACGGGCGCGCGGGCCTGCGCGCCCACCACAGCCACCGCGTGGTGGCCCTGGAGGACTGCCCGATCGCGGTCCCGGGCGAGCTCGAAGACGTCCTCGCGCGGCGCTGGCGCCCGGGCAGCGAGCTGGAGGTGACCAGCGACGGCGACGGCCGCACCCACGTCCGCGAGCTGTCGACGGTGCGCGGCAAGGTCCGCGCCCGGCAGCTGTCGGGCGGCGTGGCCGTGCAGCACGCCGCGGGCCGCGACTGGCGCCTCGACGCGCACGGCTTCTGGCAGGTCCACCCGGCGGCGGCGTCCACCTTGGCCGCGGTCGTGGCGGAGTGGGCGGAAGCGCCGGTGGGCGGATCGGCCTGGGACCTCTACGCGGGCGTCGGGCTGTTCGCGTCGGTGCTGGCCTCGCAGGTCGGCGAATCCGGGCGGGTGCTGGCGATCGAGTCGGGCCGCCGCGCGGTCACCGACGGCCAGCACAACCTCGCGGACCTGCCGCAGGTGTCGTGGCAGGCCGGGCGGGTGGAGGACGTGCTGTCCGCGGCGGACAAGCCCGTCGACGTCGTCGTCCTGGACCCGCCCCGCAAGGGCGCGGGCAAGGCAGTGGTGGAGTCGATCGTGGCCGGCCAGCCGGACCGCGTCGTGTACGTCGCCTGCGACCCGGCGGCCCTGGCCCGCGACCTCGCGACGTTCACGTCGCACGGTTACGCGCTGACGGCGCTGCGCGCGTTCGACGCGTTCCCGATGACGCACCACGTGGAGTGCGTGGCGCTGCTGTCCTGA
- the dut gene encoding dUTP diphosphatase, whose amino-acid sequence MSSVQVLISRLDPDVPLPAYARPGDAGADLVTTSDIVLEPGERGVVGTGVAIALPPGFAGFVHPRSGLAARVGLSVVNTPGTIDAGYRGEIKVCLINHDPVHPVKLTRGDRIAQLVVQRVEHAEFVEVAELGATERGAGGYGSTGGHATLGADALAASAVAGEGTEK is encoded by the coding sequence GTGTCCAGCGTTCAGGTACTCATCTCCCGGCTCGACCCGGATGTCCCGCTGCCCGCCTACGCCCGACCGGGCGACGCGGGCGCCGATCTCGTCACGACCTCGGATATCGTGCTCGAACCCGGGGAACGCGGGGTGGTCGGCACCGGTGTCGCGATCGCGCTCCCCCCGGGTTTCGCGGGGTTCGTCCACCCCCGGTCGGGCCTGGCCGCCAGGGTCGGCCTCTCGGTGGTCAACACCCCGGGCACGATCGACGCGGGCTACCGCGGTGAGATCAAGGTCTGCCTGATCAACCACGACCCGGTGCACCCGGTGAAGCTCACGCGCGGGGACCGCATCGCCCAGCTGGTCGTGCAGCGGGTCGAACACGCCGAGTTCGTCGAGGTCGCCGAGCTCGGCGCGACCGAACGGGGCGCCGGCGGCTACGGCTCCACGGGCGGACACGCCACACTGGGAGCAGACGCGCTCGCGGCGAGCGCCGTGGCTGGGGAAGGAACGGAGAAGTAG
- a CDS encoding DUF3710 domain-containing protein: protein MGIFGRKRRTEGGSAGRHAAPDADDTIEDEEFSEDSELSDVSDGPFDVADFEDDGVPRIDLGSVKVPVPDGSQVQVEMDPETNGVRAVHVVTEQGQITVSAYAAPRTGGLWREVSTELADQLRADGAKVNIGRGAWGLEISAIVGDVSLRFVGIDRPRWMLRGVIAGPQSEAAAAVEVLRGIVRRTIVDRGDAPMPVRTPLTITLPEAVAEHIAAQQQG, encoded by the coding sequence GTGGGGATTTTCGGACGCAAGCGGCGGACCGAGGGCGGGTCCGCGGGACGGCACGCCGCGCCCGATGCCGACGACACGATCGAGGACGAGGAGTTCAGCGAGGACTCCGAGCTGTCGGACGTCTCCGACGGCCCGTTCGACGTCGCGGACTTCGAGGACGACGGCGTCCCGCGGATCGACCTCGGCTCGGTGAAAGTGCCGGTGCCCGACGGGTCGCAGGTCCAGGTCGAGATGGACCCGGAGACCAACGGCGTGCGGGCCGTGCACGTCGTCACCGAGCAGGGCCAGATCACGGTCAGCGCGTACGCCGCGCCGCGCACCGGCGGGCTGTGGCGGGAGGTCAGCACCGAGCTGGCCGACCAGCTGCGGGCCGACGGCGCGAAGGTCAACATCGGCCGCGGCGCGTGGGGCCTGGAGATCTCGGCCATCGTCGGCGACGTCTCGCTGCGCTTCGTCGGCATCGACCGGCCGCGCTGGATGCTGCGCGGCGTCATCGCCGGGCCGCAGTCGGAGGCCGCGGCGGCGGTGGAGGTGCTGCGCGGCATCGTCCGCCGCACGATCGTCGACCGCGGTGACGCGCCGATGCCGGTCCGGACGCCGCTGACCATCACGCTCCCCGAGGCGGTCGCGGAGCACATCGCCGCCCAGCAACAGGGCTGA
- a CDS encoding alpha/beta fold hydrolase, whose translation MTSAISAPAAVLLPGTGSDEVFVRAVFAGPLRALGVPLLTPAPPPGATLADGCLAILDALADEHGELLVGGISFGAHLAAEWAVRNPGRCGGLLAALPAWNGPPGPAPASLAASLSADLVARSGVDGALAQTAGSPDWLRAELDRAWRRHGDGLAASLRVAAARPAPALAELAALKVPAGVGTCTDDPIHPTKVASEWAATLPRASLGRTTLAALGADRESLGRATVLAFLRALESREGPLPGSYGR comes from the coding sequence GTGACGTCCGCAATCTCCGCTCCCGCCGCCGTGCTGCTGCCCGGCACCGGCTCCGACGAGGTGTTCGTCCGCGCCGTCTTCGCCGGCCCGCTGCGCGCCCTCGGCGTCCCGCTCCTCACGCCGGCGCCGCCACCGGGGGCGACGCTGGCCGACGGCTGCCTGGCGATCCTCGACGCGCTGGCGGACGAACACGGCGAACTGCTCGTAGGCGGCATTTCGTTCGGCGCCCACCTGGCCGCGGAGTGGGCCGTGCGCAATCCCGGCCGTTGCGGGGGCCTGCTGGCCGCGCTCCCGGCCTGGAACGGCCCTCCGGGCCCAGCACCCGCGTCGCTCGCCGCGTCGCTGTCGGCGGATCTGGTGGCCCGTTCCGGGGTCGACGGCGCGCTGGCGCAGACGGCCGGCAGCCCGGACTGGCTGCGGGCGGAACTGGACCGCGCCTGGCGCCGGCACGGCGACGGCCTGGCGGCGAGCCTGCGCGTCGCGGCGGCCCGTCCGGCGCCGGCACTGGCCGAGCTGGCGGCGCTGAAGGTGCCCGCGGGCGTCGGCACGTGCACCGACGACCCGATACACCCGACGAAAGTCGCATCCGAGTGGGCCGCGACCCTGCCTCGAGCGTCTCTCGGCCGGACGACCCTGGCCGCGCTGGGCGCCGACCGCGAGTCACTGGGCCGCGCGACGGTGCTCGCCTTCCTGCGGGCCCTCGAAAGCCGTGAAGGCCCCCTTCCCGGCTCTTATGGCCGGTAA
- a CDS encoding DUF4193 domain-containing protein → MATDYDAPRRSEADELAEDSLEELKARRNENQSGVVDVDEDATAENFELPGADLSGLSGEDMTVKVVPKQADEFTCSVCFLVHHRSRLAEESGGRLICRDCA, encoded by the coding sequence ATGGCTACCGACTACGACGCTCCGCGCCGCAGCGAAGCCGACGAGCTGGCCGAAGACTCGTTGGAGGAGCTCAAGGCCCGGCGGAACGAGAACCAGTCCGGCGTCGTCGACGTCGACGAGGACGCGACCGCCGAGAACTTCGAGCTTCCGGGTGCCGACCTCTCCGGGCTTTCCGGTGAGGACATGACCGTGAAGGTGGTGCCGAAGCAGGCGGACGAGTTCACCTGCTCCGTGTGCTTCCTGGTGCACCACCGCAGCAGGCTGGCCGAGGAGAGCGGTGGACGCCTGATCTGCCGCGACTGCGCCTGA
- a CDS encoding OB-fold nucleic acid binding domain-containing protein, with amino-acid sequence MSAKDGGYFSRLVRKLTSDVEDLDADEMSMRSDAEGAQRACDCRSGEEVTVLGRLRSVELCPTNEAATLEAELFDGTQGVTLIWLGRRRIAGIEPGRTIKVRGRMATRDGQKVLYNPYYELQSPVS; translated from the coding sequence ATGTCCGCCAAAGACGGCGGCTACTTCAGCCGGTTGGTTCGCAAGCTGACCAGCGACGTCGAGGATCTCGACGCCGACGAGATGTCGATGAGGTCGGACGCCGAAGGCGCGCAGCGCGCCTGCGACTGCCGCTCCGGCGAAGAGGTCACCGTGCTGGGGAGACTCCGCAGTGTCGAGCTCTGCCCGACCAACGAAGCCGCCACGCTGGAGGCGGAGCTGTTCGACGGGACACAGGGCGTGACGCTAATCTGGCTCGGCCGCCGCCGGATCGCGGGCATCGAACCGGGCCGGACGATCAAGGTGCGCGGCCGGATGGCCACGCGTGACGGCCAGAAGGTGCTGTACAACCCCTATTACGAACTCCAGAGCCCAGTGAGTTGA